The following coding sequences are from one Paenibacillus stellifer window:
- a CDS encoding nitrate/nitrite transporter — protein sequence MEKGFRKAGHSPSLLSAFLYFDVSFMIWVICGALSLYITKDFGLSDTQKATMVAIPVLGGSLFRIPMGILADRIGCKKAGLTGMGLTILPLLWGWLGGSSLLQVHMIGFLLGIAGAAFAVSLSLASRWYPPEYQGLAMGIAGAGNSGTALATFFGPQIAQVYGWHSVFGFAIIPLAIVMIVYAVLVKDAPNAPAPKPLKSYLSVFKHADTWWFSIFYAITFGGFVGFANYANIFFYDIYGDNVHSGGLSKVEVGYLVTITVIAGSFFRPIGGWIADRIGGMRLLLVLYSIISVCAFLIASMPGSFLVMLLYTSIMMACLGMGNGSVFQIIPQRFSHEIGVITGIVGAAGGLGGYLLPTYVLGPLKQSTGSQVTGFLVVGSIVLITTLVFYAVTRSWRRTWAKAESGINF from the coding sequence ATGGAGAAAGGTTTTCGAAAGGCTGGCCACTCGCCGAGTTTACTGTCCGCTTTCCTGTACTTTGACGTCAGCTTTATGATTTGGGTCATATGCGGCGCTCTTTCGCTCTACATTACGAAGGATTTCGGACTTTCGGATACCCAGAAAGCTACGATGGTCGCCATCCCCGTTCTTGGCGGTTCGCTGTTCCGGATTCCGATGGGCATTCTGGCGGACCGGATCGGCTGTAAAAAGGCCGGGCTGACCGGCATGGGACTTACTATCCTTCCTCTGCTCTGGGGATGGCTGGGCGGAAGCAGCCTGCTGCAGGTCCATATGATCGGATTTCTGCTTGGCATCGCAGGCGCTGCCTTTGCCGTATCCCTCTCTCTCGCCAGCCGCTGGTATCCTCCTGAATATCAGGGTCTTGCGATGGGCATCGCAGGCGCGGGCAACAGCGGAACAGCGCTGGCTACCTTCTTCGGACCCCAGATCGCACAGGTATACGGCTGGCATAGCGTCTTCGGATTTGCCATAATTCCGCTCGCAATCGTAATGATCGTATATGCAGTTCTGGTTAAAGACGCTCCAAACGCACCTGCTCCGAAGCCGCTTAAGAGCTACCTGAGTGTGTTCAAGCATGCCGATACGTGGTGGTTCTCCATATTTTACGCCATAACCTTCGGCGGGTTTGTCGGCTTCGCCAACTATGCGAACATCTTCTTCTATGATATTTACGGCGACAATGTACATTCCGGCGGTCTATCCAAAGTCGAAGTCGGCTATCTGGTTACCATTACAGTCATTGCAGGCAGCTTCTTCCGTCCGATCGGAGGCTGGATCGCAGACCGGATCGGCGGCATGCGCCTCCTGCTTGTCCTGTACAGCATCATTTCGGTCTGCGCGTTTCTGATCGCCTCCATGCCGGGCTCCTTCCTTGTGATGCTTCTCTACACCAGCATTATGATGGCCTGCCTCGGCATGGGCAACGGATCTGTCTTTCAGATTATCCCGCAGCGCTTCTCCCATGAAATCGGGGTTATTACCGGAATTGTCGGTGCGGCCGGCGGCCTGGGAGGATATTTGCTCCCTACCTATGTGCTCGGACCGCTGAAGCAGTCCACCGGCTCCCAGGTGACGGGCTTCCTGGTTGTCGGATCAATCGTCCTGATTACGACGCTTGTCTTCTACGCCGTGACCCGTTCCTGGAGAAGAACCTGGGCCAAGGCGGAGTCCGGAATCAACTTCTAA
- a CDS encoding ArsR/SmtB family transcription factor: MESISDIAEDLKLLGDKTRLQILSLLKEREWCVCEFVEVFDISQPAISQHLRKLKDRGIVKEQKRGQWVHYSLNVQDKPYISAILELTPGSDIILTQLNTKAPNACCD, from the coding sequence ATGGAATCAATCTCGGATATCGCGGAGGATTTAAAGCTGCTGGGGGACAAGACGCGTCTCCAGATACTCTCCCTTCTGAAAGAGCGGGAGTGGTGCGTGTGCGAGTTCGTTGAAGTATTTGACATCTCGCAGCCTGCAATTAGCCAGCATCTTCGAAAGCTGAAGGACCGCGGGATCGTGAAGGAGCAGAAAAGAGGGCAGTGGGTTCATTACTCGCTGAATGTTCAGGACAAGCCTTATATCTCGGCCATCCTGGAGCTGACACCGGGCTCCGACATTATTTTGACGCAATTGAACACAAAAGCACCGAATGCATGCTGCGATTGA